Part of the Vigna unguiculata cultivar IT97K-499-35 chromosome 3, ASM411807v1, whole genome shotgun sequence genome, CCTTAGCCACAAAGAATGAGCTGTTAGATATGAATACAATTAGTGAGTATAAAAATTTCTTGATAGGTTGTAGAGAATGGGATTAGAACATACTCAAAGTACGATTGAACTTCAACACAATTGATTAACACATGCACATGAGCAAAGTTGAATTCAACATCAGTTAACCCATGAGTCAACTCCTTGTATGCATGACGACCAACTTGTCGAAACACTGGATCTATCCAGATAGAGTGTCTTCGTCGATAGTCACATGTTTCACTTTGTCATTATGTTTCATTCCTAACATTGTTAAGCGACATATAAAGTTTTTGAAATAATGAGAACATAACTATGTTGTCTCACAAGATGCAAGTAAGTTCCACAAATTGAttctttcactttcactttgttttttattgaacATTTTGACTACTATGATGTATGTCGATTTATGGAAGTTGCAAATGTTGACTTAGATGCACAACAGTGAGGAGCTTTGAATTTGTTTCGggaaaaaaacttattttgtaaATGACCTTGTTTTAGAGAAAGGTTATTATAAAGTAATGTACATTTTGATTTATGGCTTTTTGAATTTTACTCTTAAAttgtttgaataattaaatgaaagttttttgttatatatatatatatatatatatatatatatatatatatatatatatatatatatatatatatatatatatatatatatatatatatatatatatatatatatatatatatatatatatatatatatatatcctctTGAGTTATTGGATACCATTCAGCAGAAGGATACATATATAACGCACTGGAatagtattaattaatttaaatataagaaaaaaataatcagatttatattattgaaataaaatatttgaaaatgatataactgaatataatatatacccAATTCATACatcacatgttttttttattacattttagttaaaatacATCCATGTATAAAAGGGTTCAtcgttgttaaaaattaattaacttctTTACTTAAAAGAATACAAGAGTTTGCTTATATATTAAGAGATTAATtgtcacaattaaaaatgtgGATAAAATGTCTTAAATTGCACTTATATTCAATGATATGATGTTTCTTCCAATTCCCAAATTTCCACTGCGAtgatataaacaaatataaactaattaagAGAATCACAGTATTGCATAATATAACACACATCCACTGAGTTTTcttgattaagaaaataatagatttaactttttataaagaAAGTTAATTTAGTGAATGTAAAGGTAGCATGTGAATTAATGTGGAGAAGAGCTCATTGTCAGAGATTTATTATCGTAGCTGCAGACATCACTAGCTATACACATTGTGCCAAACCatctttaatctttaaataaaaactataaaaataaaaaataaaaactacaagTGGTCTAGTGCAACTTCTAATAATCTCACTAGTCTGTGGGAATTATTTAAAGACATTAGATTAAGGAGAAATCAATAAAGTAGCATGGGATTAAGAAACCTAAtttatattactaatttataagttagtttaactaacacaaaaaacatatttataaatatttcaagtatattaatattttataaactataaaCTACTTTAACTAGATTTTAGATCGTAACTTGGTCAATTttcattcattaatatttttttattagttttagtttctatattattattattattattttgaattattaccTAGATCATAAGATTatcttatttactaattttgcttaatataaaaatgtatttaagaatattgaatagTTGTGTTaagttttttgttgttgtgaaattcaaataaaaaaaaaaattaacattacataatggaaattataaaaaagaaactcaATGTGACATTagtatgaatttataaataaaataaatttcaacttttaaacccaaataaaaattttaatttaattaagtcatcgaaacaattaatttaaataaaacgacttattcaaataaaaaaaatcttgatttaaaaagtacaaattttatttatatgataaaaaatatgtaattgtatatttttctattattttacaatttatcaACTTGTTTTCTAATtagtttcattaaatattttttaattcaagaagttaaaatttaaaattttagaattcaTAAATCGAGTCTTATTAGCTAAAAGTCATTTGAATTACCTCTTATTTATAAAGTCTAAAACTCTTTCCTAACTTAAGAAACTAGGAGGAAAAAAAATAACCATAGTTTGGACTGAGTAGACTTGAATAGGTAGGTACCTTGAGAATAGTTTTAAAGTAATTGTGTTGTGGTTATGGATTTTGCTGTCACCTGTATCTTTGTGCATGGAATCATATTAAGAAATCAAAAACTAAACAGACAtacaaacttatataattaatgaCTATGGTGGTGCTGAATTTGTTGACCCTAAAAACAATATCGATCCAcgatatataaaaaagaaaataagttttacaatctatttttcccttttctctttccattatataatttatttttatcctctGTCATTCTCTTCTTAACccatttttcctttgttgtaataaaatatccttttaaatgcataaattgaaatatttaattaactagaaagagaaaaagaaaagagagtgTGATAGGTAAAACCTAGAAGAGGCATGTGTGTTGGATGTAATTTTGTTGACCATTTTTTTGCGGAGTTTTGTCTGGTAACTTCTCTGATAACCTATGTGTGGTTGGAGAAAGTAGCTCAACTGCACATGGCTACCCATAGTTCAAGAAACACTTCTCTCTCTAAAATACTTCATAACAATGCCTTCTCAACTTCACCGATGCTAGTAACTGCAACATCCCCATGCTTCATTCTGCATTTAATACTGCTATGTCTTCCTACGTTCAATCACTCCACTTCATTTTTCAACTCCTGTTCTTGTCcacaattttttacttttttcttttgattgtaCAAATATATGTGTTATTCATTATTAAGAAATATATCATTTTTGTCCATCTTTCATTTATACAACGTAAGTTAATCTATtccatttttacatttttcgtataagaaaaacttaaatgtgtttaaaaaaaaaaagaaaatttgtctaCAAAATTGTCTACTAAATTACCACCtaatatgtataaataagaataatgataatttacctattaaattttgataattttttttataatataacgtgtcatatttaagttattttgaaagattgagtacaagaaaaattaaaaaataaaaaatcatttaaaattcatatctaaaattgaaaaaaaattgtcaaaatttaataatcacataatatttttctataaataataaataatgaagtCTAATAGTTTTACATGAAAATcgaatttaaaagtaatttaaaaataattaattatactttttggCATAAAGATAGGTTGTGTTGTGATGAATATATGCACAGAATATTTTATCATCGAATAATAGGTAACGTATTACATCGTTTGACTTTATTCCAGAGAATAAATCCATAtggtatgaatattttttaatcctATTTAAAATAATCGTATGGCGCAAGCTCCAAGGCTTTGTTTTTCAGTTAATCTTTATAGTTTCTTCCTTCCTTCGTTCTCTTTGACCATGTATATTCATTGTTCAAGTTCCAGACAGAAGAAAAGATTTAAATAGAAAGATtcgttaatttatttattaattagtatgaaatttaaatgaatttgtaGTAGTAACATGCCATGTTGACGACACAGCAAAATCAAAACCATGAAAATCAACATCTCAAGATATTACCGATGAATATGTTCGAAGATTAACGAAACTAACGATAAGATAACTGATATCATTTACGAACAAAGCTCATAGACATTAGAATTTAGATCCCTACAATACCCATCGTTATCATTGGAAAGAGggtttgagaaagaaaaaaaaaaagtgaagagaTTGATTGTGGCGGTTAATGGGAGTTCCCAGATTGTAGATGAAGAACGGGGCATGAAGAAGTTGTTCTTGGAGTTCCCACGAACCTGGAAGAGAAAGCGTAGAACTTGTAGTAATCTTCATCCATTAAGCTGCCACATCCAGTGGAATCAAAGTTCAAGGAATAGCTCAACGGATCGTAGCGGCATTGGAACGAACCTTGTCGACTCGCACTTCTCGGTCGCAGTGTGCGCCCTCGCCTCTTCAGTTTCCTCATCAGTTTCGTCACCAAACAACAACAGTAGCATGCCGAAACCATGGATTTCGCTGCCacagtggtggtggtggtggtggcggcggCGGCGCTGGTGGAGGTGCCAGATTCATTCTGCATCTTCATGCTGCTGTTCTTTTCAGAGCTTAAAGGCCACATTTTC contains:
- the LOC114179896 gene encoding uncharacterized protein LOC114179896: MTQKMWPLSSEKNSSMKMQNESGTSTSAAAATTTTTTVAAKSMVSACYCCCLVTKLMRKLKRRGRTLRPRSASRQGSFQCRYDPLSYSLNFDSTGCGSLMDEDYYKFYAFSSRFVGTPRTTSSCPVLHLQSGNSH